The bacterium genome includes the window GGCTCATGGCCAGCTTGAACTGCACCTCCACATCGAGGATCTGAACGCAGGGAAGGCAGTTGGCCAGTTCGATGCGTACTCGGCTGACGTCCTCCACGCTGGGCTGGCCGTCCAGGGCCTGGGCGATGAGCTGGCGCGAGAGGTCGCATTGATTGGGAACCCCCAAGCAAGGCTCATCCCTCGTCATCGCAGTGCCTCCGATAATCAGATGCCAGCCGGAGCCGGCGCCCGGTCGGGGTCGGGTGGATCCACCCAGCCCCTTGTTCTTCCGAACTCTAACAACCGCTTTTGCAGCGTTTTTCTTCCCCGATGCAGCCTGCTCATGACCGTGCCCATGGGCACGTCCAAGATTTCGGCGATCTCCTTGTAGGCGAAGCCCTCTACATCGGCCAACAGCACGGCGACCCGGTACTCCTCGGGCAACGACTCCAGGGCGTCGATGATCTCCGATTCGGTGATCGTCTCCATCAGCACGTCCTCGGCGCTGGCCCCTAGCGCCGCCTTGGTGTCGCCCCCTAGACGCTGGTGCAGGTAAAGGTCCTCGACTCCGGCCAGGTCCACCGATTGCGGTTTGCGCTGCTTGCTCCGGTAGGAGTTGATGAATGCATTGGTGAGGATTCGGAACAGCCAAGCCCGCAGGTTGGTACCCTGCTGGAAGTTGCCGAATCCCCGGTAGGCCCGCAAGTAGGTCTCCTGCACCAAGTCTTCGGCGTCGGCCGCATTGCGAGTCATCCGCCGGGCCGCCGAATAGAGCTGGTCCATGTAGACCATGGCCTGGTCGGCGAAAGTGGCTTGGTCAGCCATGTTGGGTTCCGCCCACCTGTTCCCGCCACGGGACGTGCTTGTCCACCCGGGGCTCGGGGGGCAAACCGAGCACCCGCTCGGCCATGTTGTTGCGGTGTACCTCGTCGGTGCCGCCGCCGATCGATCCCCAAAACCGGTTCAGCGCCTCGTTGGCCCACACTCCCGTATCGGCATGATCACCAGCCACCCCGTATCCCCCGAGCATCCCCACACCGAGGTTGCCCCGGTCCCGGCGGCTCTCCGACCAGTACACCTTCAGCACCGAGCCGTCGAAGGTGGGTTGACGGCCCTGGCGCACGTCCTCTTGCAGCCGCCGCCCCATCCAGTCCAACAGCTTCTCCTTGGTGTAGGCCTGGGCCAGCTCTTGGCGGACCATTGGGTCTTGGGCCGTGCCCCACCGCCGGGCCAGGGCGATCAGGTTGGCTGTGCTGTCGGCCCGGTCCATTCCGCCACCGATCATGGTGGACTCGTTGGCCAGCACTAACCGGGCCACCGCCCATCCGCTGTTCACCTCGCCGACCACGTTGTCGGCTGGGATCCGCACCTCGCTCAAAAACACCTCGTTGAAGTGGGCCGAACCGTTGATGGTGCGGATGGGACGGGGATCCACGCCGGGGGTGGCCATGTCCAGCAGGAAGAACGTGATCCCCTTGTGCTTGGGGGCGTCGGGATCGGTTCGGGCCAGCAGGATTCCCCAGTCCGACAGGTGGGCTGAGGAATTCCACACCTTCTGTCCGTTCACCACAAACTCGTCTCCGTCCCGTTCGGCCCTGGTCGCCAAGTTGGCCAGATCCGACCCGGCACCGGGCTCGCTGAATAGCTGGCACCACACCTCATCGCCCCGCAGCATGGGCTTCAGATGGCGGGCTTTCTGCTCATCGGTGCCGAAGTGGCCGATGGCCGGCCCGGCCAGGGCAATGCCCGCGGCGAGAAAGCCGCTGGTGACGTCGAACTGGGCGGCCTCTTGCTGGAAGATCTGCCGCTGCCACCGCTCGCCGCCTTGGCCGCCGTGGTCGACGGGCCAGTCGATGGCCGCCCAGCCGCTCTCGTACAGCTCTCGCTGCCACGCCCGGCAGCGGTCCATGTGGGTCCTCTCCGCTTCGGCGTCGGGATGGGTGGTACGAGTCGACCAGCCATCGCCGTCTTCCCGCAGTGGAGCACGGGCTTCCAGCCAGGCCCGCACCTCCGCCCGGAATGCCGCTTGCCTCGGGGAGTCCTGCGAGTGCTCGACCACAATGCGACGATACGGTATTGCGCCACCGGACATAGAGGGGAAGCGCCAATGGCCGATGATCGATACGGGGTTCGCGACGAAGAGGTGGAGATCGAGCGCAACCGCCTCGAGATGCTGTCTGAAGCCCGCGACCCCCGCACTCGGCGAATCTTGGACAGCACAGGGCTGAGTCCCGGGTGGAGGTGTTGGGAGGTGGGCGCCGGCGCTGGCTCGGTATCGGCCTGGCTGGGCAAGCGAGTCGGACCCGACGGCACGGTGTGGTCAACCGATGTCGACCTCCAATTCCACCGCCCAGTGCTGCCCAACGTGGTGGTGGAACAGCACGACGTGACTAGCGACCCGGTTCCCGAATCGGCCTTCGACCTCGTGCACGCCCGGGCCGTTCTCCAGCATCTGCCTGAGCGCGACCAGGTGATCGAGAAACTCTGGGGCGCCCTTGTTCCCGGCGGTTGGCTGATGGCAGAGGACGGCGCCTTCGCCTCCTTTGCCGAGCAGACGCTGCCCGAGCCCTACGCGACTATCCACCGCTATGTGTCCTCGGGGGTTACCACCGAGTGGCGCGACGCCGACTATGGCGTGCGGCTGACCGGTCGCTTCCGCGACCTGGGAGCAGCAGACATCGACATCGTCGGCGATGTGTGGGCCATGCGCCCCGGCGAGCCGGGAGGGGAATGGTGGTTCATGGCCCTGGAGCGGGCCATGCCCCGGCTGGTGGAGGCCGGCCTGGTGAGCGCCGAAGACGGCGAAACGGCCTTGGCTCAGGTTCGAGCGCCGGGATTTGTCATGATGAGCACTGTCTCAATCGCAGTAGTCGGGCGAAAGCCCTCGGCTTAGACACCACAGGAGGCAGAGATGGAACCACTAGAACTCTGGAGTCCAACCACCTTCGAGAACGGATTTCCTCACGACTATTTCCGCCACAAGCGCGACAACGATCCGGTGTTCTGGTGCGAGCACCCACGCTGGCAAGGGTTCTGGAACGTCACTCGCCACGCCGATGTGCAGCGGGTATCCCGCGACTCGGAATGCTTCAGCAACCAGCCCAATCCCTTCTTGCCCGGTGATCGGGGGCCCGCGGTTGACGACGGGTCCAACCAGGAGATGCTCATCAGCCTCGACCCACCCGATCACACCAAGATGCGCAAGCTGGTCAACCGGGGGTTCACGCCTCGCCGGGTGCGCGACTTGGAGGAGAATATCCAGGCCCAAGTCGACCGGCTGATCGATCAGGTATCAGGCAAGACCAGCTGTGAGATGGTGAACGAGATCGCAGTGGAGCTGCCCTTGCAGGTGATCGCCGACTTGGTAGGCGTACCCGAAGAAGACCGCCACCAGATCTTCCACTGGACCGAGATCACCTTCGGGTTTGACGAGAAATACAGCATGGAGGAGCAGATAGAGGCTGGAGCGCAGATGTTCGCTTATGCCGATCAGATGTGCGAGATCCGCAAGAAGGAGCCCCATGACGACCTCATAGGTGTGCTCTTGGAGGCCGATATCGACGGGGAATCGCTTACCCAGTTGCAAATCGACGTGTTCTTCATGCTCCTCCAGAACGCGGGCTCCGAGACCACCCGCAATCTCATCACCACTGGCACCTTGGAGCTGCTCCGCCATCCCGATCAGCTTCAGATGCTCCGCGACGACCCGTCGCTCATCCCCAATGCCGTGGAGGAGCTGTTGCGCTACACCACCCCGGTGATGCAGTTTGTGCGCCGGCCCCGCTATGACACCATGGTGGGGGACCAGGAGATCAAGGCCGGAGACCCGGTTGTGATTTGGTATCCCTCGGCCAATCGAGACAAGCGGGAATTTGAGAATTCCGACACACTCGACGTGACCCGCGACGCCAGCCAGCACGTGGCCTTCGGCGCTGGCGGACCCCATTTCTGCCTGGGGGCGTCACTGGCCCGCCTTGAAGCAAAAATGATGTTTGAGGCCATAATCGGCCGCTTCGAGGGCTTGGAGCTGGGAGTGGACGATCCCCAGACCCTGCCCCGCCTGCACTCCAGCCTCATCGACGGATACGTCGAGATGCCGCTGAGCTGGAAGGCGGTCAAACCGGCTGCCTAGAAGCTATTTTGTTGCCTATACAATTTTTGTTAGGGGAACTTGACGAACAGACGCAGCCACCCTAGGGTTCTGTACCCATGAACAAGATTTCCCGTACTGGGCTGGCTGGCGTGCTGATCGCGTTGGCCCTTTTGGCTGTGGCCTGCGCCGGCGATAGCGGCACGAAACTCGAAGGCGTTGCCACCACCGTCTACGACGGCAAGTGCGCCGACGACACCGGCACCTCGGTCACCGTCTACTCGGGCCGAAGCGAGAACCTGATGAAGCCCGTCTATGACGCATTCGCCTGCGAAACCGGGACGACAGTGCGGGTTCGCTGGGGTTCGTCCACCGACTTGGCCCTCTTGATCGACACCGAGGGCGACCGCACCGAAGCCGACGTCTTCATCTCCCGCTCTCCCGGGCCGGTGGGCTTCCTGGAGGCGAATGGCCATCTCACCGCAATGGACAGCAGTGTGCTCGACCTGGTTGACGATGATCATCGAGGAGACAACGGCACCTGGATCGGCTTCTCCGGACGCAAGCGGGTGCTGGTACACAACGTCGAAATCGTGCCCCCCACCGAGCTACCAACCTCGGTGTTCGAGCTCACCGATCCAAAGTGGAGGGGACGGGTGGCCATCCCGGCTACCAACGGGTCGTTTGAGGACTGGTTCACCGTTTTCCGTTTCAGCTACGGCGACGACGTGGCTACCCAGTGGTTGAGCGACATGGTGGACAACGACGCTCGCTACTACCCCAACAACGTCGCCATTGTGGAGGCCGCCGCCCGGGGCGAGATCGACGTGGGCCTGGTGAACCACTACTACAACTACCGACTGGCCGCTGATGCCGAAGCCGCCGGTCAGGAGCATCTAGCTGCCAACTACGACCTCTCCGATGAGGACATCGGCTCGCTGCTCATCATCACCGCCGCCACCATGACCACCAACGTGTCGGACCGAGAAGCAGCCCAAAGCCTTATCTCCTACCTGCTTTCGCCCTCCGTGCAGCGCTTCTTCACGAGGAACACATTTGAATACCCCCTCGCTGGCGATGTCGAGCCCAACCCGGTGCTGCCCCCGCTCTCAGCCCTGTCGATCGGCTCGGTCAACTTCGATGCCCTTGGCGGAGGCTTCGATGCCACCGAAGAGATCATCCAAAGCAGCGGAATATTGAGTCAGTAAGGGGTTGCACTAACGTTTCATACGTGGACGTCGACCCCCTAGATCTCATCTCCCCCAAGCGCTACGGCGCCAACGGGCATCCCCACGAATTGATGGCCTGGATGCGCCAGAACTCTCCGGTGCATTGGTGCGAGCCCGACGGCTTTCAGAACTTCTGGGCCGTAACCCGCCATGCCGACATCATCGAAGTCTCTATGCAGCCCGAGTTGTTCAGCAACGAGGCTGACAGCATCGCGGTACGCAACGACCAACAGGTCGCCGACTTGGAGAAGCACGGCAGCATCATCAGCCAAATGCGGACCATCATTAGCATGGATCCTCCTGAGCATCGGCTCTACCGCAAGGTGGCCAGCGGGTTCTTCACCCCCCGGGGTATCAGCGAGCTCGACCAGATCGTCCACGACAGCGCTAAAGCCCTGCTCGACAGCCTGGGCGACGAGGGGGAGTGCGATTTCGTGGATGTCATCGCCCAGCGCCACCCGCTGCGGGTGTTGTCCACCATCCTGGGCATCGACCAAACCGATGAGGAGCGCCTGTTGGTTCTGACCCAGCAGCTGCTGTCGGGCGACGATCCCGACTACCAGCGGAAGGCCGACAGCCGCTACGAGGCCAGCCTGGAAGTGGGCTTGGAGTTCTACGCCATGTTCGACCGCATCATCAAAGACCGCCAGGCCAATCCCCAAGAGGATTTGGCCACCATGTTGGCCAATGCCCATCTGCCCACCGGCGAGGCCCTGCCCGAGATCGAGACCTTTGGCTACTACCTCATCGTGTTCACTGCCGGGCACGACACCACTCGCAATGGACTGTCGGGCGCGCTAGAGGCGTTCTTGGCCAATCCCGACCAGCTTCAGCGGCTGAGGGAAAACCCGGAACTAATCAAAGATGCGGTGGAAGAAGTGGTTCGGTGGTCCACCCCGGTCAACTACATGAAGCGCACCGCCATGGCTGATGCCACCGTGGCTGGTCAGCCGGTGAAAGAGGGCGAATTCGTGGTGATGTTCTACGCCTCGGGCAATCGGGATGAGACGGTGTTCGACCGCCCCAACGACTTCGACATCGGCCGCCATCCCAACCGCCATCTGGGGTTCGGCTGGGCCGAGCACTACTGCTTGGGGGCGCACCTGGCCCGGGCCAGCACCCAGGCCCTCATCAAGCAGATGGCGGAGCGGGTGATCGAAATCGAGCCGGCTGGGCCGATCGTTCGCACCGAGTCCAACCTCATCGTCGGCGCCAAGAAGCTGCCGGTTCGCTACAAACTGCGTCCCGCGGCCTGATTCCGGTCCTCAGTCCCCACCAACACCATCATGAGCTCCAACGACCAAAATCCAGTCCACTACGACGCCGTAGTCATCGGTGCCGGGTTCGCCGGCATCTACATGCTCTACAAGCTGCGGCAAATGGGGCTCACTGCCAAGGCTTATGAGACCGGCGACGATGTGGGCGGCACCTGGTACTGGAACCGCTATCCCGGCGCCCGCTGCGATGTGGAGAGCCTGGAGTACTGCTACAGCTTTGACCCCGAACTGGAGCAGGAGTGGGAGTGGACCGAGCGCTACCCAGGACAGCCAGAGATTCTCCGCTACGCCCAGCACGTGGCCGAGCGCTACGACTTGTATCGGGACATCCAGTTCAACACCAAGGTCACCAAGGCGGCCTTCGACGACGACAGCGGCCGCTGGCTCATCAGCAGCGCTCCCGCAGTGGACCACATCGACCACAACCACGCCCTCGCTGGCCCCGACCGCGATTTGGTGACCGCCGAGTACCTCATTACCGCGGTGGGCTGTCTGTCGTCCTCCAACGTTCCCGATATTGAGGGCACCGACACCTTCGACGGCAAGATATGCCACACCGGCCGCTACCCCAAAGAGGGCATCGACTTCACCGGCAAGCGGGTCGGCATAATCGGTACCGGTTCCTCGGGGATTCAGGCCATTCCGGTAATCGCTGAGACCGCCGAGCACCTCACCGTGTTCCAGCGCACGCCGCAATACGCCATACCGGCCCGCAACCACCCTCTCGATCCTGTCGAGCAAGCCGAGGTCAAGGCCGACTACCGCAGGCTTCGGGAGAAGAACAAGTCCCAGCAGGGTGCGCTCGGCGCCCGGTTCGACTGGAATGAGGGCTCGGTACTCGACGTCGAGGTTGACGAGGCGTTCAAGGAGTTCGATACCCGCTGGGAGACAGGCGGCTTCGCCTTCCTCGGCGCTTACTCCGATATCGCCCGCACCCCCGAGGCCAACCACGTGGCCGCCGACTTCGTCAAGGCCAAGATCCGCGAGACGGTGAAGGATCCCGAGATAGCGGAACGACTCATCCCCACCACCTACATCGGCTGCAAGCGGCTGGTGCTCGACACCGACTACTTCGTGACGTTCAACCGCGACAACGTCACGCTGGTGGACATAAGCGAGAACACCATCTCCGAAATCACTCCCGGCGGCCTGCGCACTGCCGACGGCGCCGACTACGACCTGGATGTGATCGTGTTTGCCACCGGTTACGACGCCATGACCGGCTCGCTGCTCCGCATCGACATCTGTGGCCGCGGCGGGCTCCCCTTGGCCGAGCAGTGGTACGCCGGGCCCCGCACCTATCTGGGCCTGGGCGTGCCCGGCTTCCCCAACATGTTCACCATCACCGGCCCGGGCAGCCCTTCAGTGCTGGCCAACATGATCGTGTGCATCGAGCAGCACGTGGACTGGATCGGCAACTGCATCAGCTACATGCGGGCCAACGGACACCGCCACATCGAAGCCACCGAGCAGGCCACCGAAGCCTGGGTGGACCACGTGAACCTGGTGGCCAGCTACACGCTGTACCCCACCTGCAATTCCTGGTACCTGGGGGCCAACATCCCCGGCAAGACCCGAGTGTTCATGCCCCTGCCCGGCTTCCCCGATTACGCCGAGAAGTGCGATCAAGTAGCCGCCGCCAGCTACGAGGGCTTCGACCTCACCAGTTAGCGGCGTCCGCCTTGGAGGAATACAGCGGCATCATCGGCGTCCGCTCATCGGTATACCCTGTCGCGCTTTCCCACTCGCACCACGAGCACGCGTACTGCATCGTCTTGGATGTCGCAGACAACACGGAAATCACCTACCCGATAGCGCCACAGTTTTCCCAGCGGCCCGGTCAGAGCCTGACCGACCCGGCGTGGGTCCGCACCAGCAATTCGCTCATCCATGTAATCCATGATGCGGCGCGCCGAGTTCTTGTCGAGCTTCCTCAGTTGAGTTTTGGCTGTGTCGGTGTAGTCAATCGTCCAAGCCAAGCTCTTTCCTCACATCAGCCGCAGCATGAGTCTGTTCTTGGTTCTTGCGGATGCGTTCGAGGACGTCCGCGGCCAAGTAGTAGTCCTCGACATCTTCGAGTCCGCGCTCGATGATCTCGCGCAAATAGAAGGCCTTTGTCCGCCCCGTCAGCAAGGCAAGCTGGCTGAGCCGCTCCTCTGTCTTGGATTCCAACCGAATCGACGTCGGCATTGGGCCCCTTCTCTCATTTAGGACTACTTGTATTCACTATATCGCGCCTTGTTGCGGCACCAAGTGGCGTACTGGCTATCCTCACCGTTTGATGACCGAACACCGCATCGGGCTCACCCTGGCCGAGTCGACATCGCCGCCGGTACCGCGGCCCTACGATCTCGATGCCCCCAATGTGCTGGTGATCGTGCTGGACGATCTCGGCTTTGCCCAATTGGGGTGCTACGGCTCCGACATCGACACCCCCAACCTGGATCGCCTGGCCGGTCGGGGGTTGCGGTTCACCAACTTCCACACCACCGCGGTGTGTTCGCCCACCCGAGCGTGCCTGCTCACCGGTCGGAATCACCACCGGGTGGGGGTGGGGATGCTCACCGACATGCCCGTCAACTTCCCCGGCTACAACGGCCAGATCCCCGACTCGGCCGGCACCCTGGCTCAATACCTGGGCGCAGAGGGCTGGGCCACCTACGCGGTGGGGAAGTGGCACCTCACTCCCCGCGACCAACGAGCCGCCGGGCCGTACCACACCTGGCCCACGGGGGTCGGGTTCGACCACTACTACGGGTTCCTCAACGGGGAGACCAACCAGTGGACGCCCCAGCTCATCCGCGACCAGACCTATATCGAGCCGCCCGCCACCCCCGAAGAGGGTTACCACCTCGACGCCGATCTGGCCGACCAGGCCATCGACTACCTTCGGAGCCTGCGGCTGGCCGACCCAAATCGGCCATTCATGATGTGGTACGCCACCGGCACCCCGCATGCCCCCCATCAGGCGCCCCCGGAGTGGATCGACCGCTACGCCGGGCAGTTCGACCGGGGCTGGGACGTGTGGCGAGAAGAGGTGCTGGCCCGCCAGAAGGAAATGGGAATTGTCGCCAGCGACGTCGCCTTGTCGGAACGACCCGAATGGGTCGAGCCCTGGGATGAGATAGACCCCGACCGCCAACGGTTGTATGCCCGCATGATGGAGGTGTACGCCGGATTCTTGAGCCATGCCGACCACCACATCGGTCG containing:
- a CDS encoding extracellular solute-binding protein; its protein translation is MNKISRTGLAGVLIALALLAVACAGDSGTKLEGVATTVYDGKCADDTGTSVTVYSGRSENLMKPVYDAFACETGTTVRVRWGSSTDLALLIDTEGDRTEADVFISRSPGPVGFLEANGHLTAMDSSVLDLVDDDHRGDNGTWIGFSGRKRVLVHNVEIVPPTELPTSVFELTDPKWRGRVAIPATNGSFEDWFTVFRFSYGDDVATQWLSDMVDNDARYYPNNVAIVEAAARGEIDVGLVNHYYNYRLAADAEAAGQEHLAANYDLSDEDIGSLLIITAATMTTNVSDREAAQSLISYLLSPSVQRFFTRNTFEYPLAGDVEPNPVLPPLSALSIGSVNFDALGGGFDATEEIIQSSGILSQ
- a CDS encoding cytochrome P450, producing MDVDPLDLISPKRYGANGHPHELMAWMRQNSPVHWCEPDGFQNFWAVTRHADIIEVSMQPELFSNEADSIAVRNDQQVADLEKHGSIISQMRTIISMDPPEHRLYRKVASGFFTPRGISELDQIVHDSAKALLDSLGDEGECDFVDVIAQRHPLRVLSTILGIDQTDEERLLVLTQQLLSGDDPDYQRKADSRYEASLEVGLEFYAMFDRIIKDRQANPQEDLATMLANAHLPTGEALPEIETFGYYLIVFTAGHDTTRNGLSGALEAFLANPDQLQRLRENPELIKDAVEEVVRWSTPVNYMKRTAMADATVAGQPVKEGEFVVMFYASGNRDETVFDRPNDFDIGRHPNRHLGFGWAEHYCLGAHLARASTQALIKQMAERVIEIEPAGPIVRTESNLIVGAKKLPVRYKLRPAA
- a CDS encoding DUF6290 family protein, with product MPTSIRLESKTEERLSQLALLTGRTKAFYLREIIERGLEDVEDYYLAADVLERIRKNQEQTHAAADVRKELGLDD
- a CDS encoding cytochrome P450, producing MEPLELWSPTTFENGFPHDYFRHKRDNDPVFWCEHPRWQGFWNVTRHADVQRVSRDSECFSNQPNPFLPGDRGPAVDDGSNQEMLISLDPPDHTKMRKLVNRGFTPRRVRDLEENIQAQVDRLIDQVSGKTSCEMVNEIAVELPLQVIADLVGVPEEDRHQIFHWTEITFGFDEKYSMEEQIEAGAQMFAYADQMCEIRKKEPHDDLIGVLLEADIDGESLTQLQIDVFFMLLQNAGSETTRNLITTGTLELLRHPDQLQMLRDDPSLIPNAVEELLRYTTPVMQFVRRPRYDTMVGDQEIKAGDPVVIWYPSANRDKREFENSDTLDVTRDASQHVAFGAGGPHFCLGASLARLEAKMMFEAIIGRFEGLELGVDDPQTLPRLHSSLIDGYVEMPLSWKAVKPAA
- a CDS encoding type II toxin-antitoxin system RelE/ParE family toxin, with protein sequence MAWTIDYTDTAKTQLRKLDKNSARRIMDYMDERIAGADPRRVGQALTGPLGKLWRYRVGDFRVVCDIQDDAVRVLVVRVGKRDRVYR
- a CDS encoding sigma-70 family RNA polymerase sigma factor encodes the protein MADQATFADQAMVYMDQLYSAARRMTRNAADAEDLVQETYLRAYRGFGNFQQGTNLRAWLFRILTNAFINSYRSKQRKPQSVDLAGVEDLYLHQRLGGDTKAALGASAEDVLMETITESEIIDALESLPEEYRVAVLLADVEGFAYKEIAEILDVPMGTVMSRLHRGRKTLQKRLLEFGRTRGWVDPPDPDRAPAPAGI
- a CDS encoding methyltransferase domain-containing protein — protein: MADDRYGVRDEEVEIERNRLEMLSEARDPRTRRILDSTGLSPGWRCWEVGAGAGSVSAWLGKRVGPDGTVWSTDVDLQFHRPVLPNVVVEQHDVTSDPVPESAFDLVHARAVLQHLPERDQVIEKLWGALVPGGWLMAEDGAFASFAEQTLPEPYATIHRYVSSGVTTEWRDADYGVRLTGRFRDLGAADIDIVGDVWAMRPGEPGGEWWFMALERAMPRLVEAGLVSAEDGETALAQVRAPGFVMMSTVSIAVVGRKPSA
- a CDS encoding acyl-CoA dehydrogenase family protein, whose product is MVEHSQDSPRQAAFRAEVRAWLEARAPLREDGDGWSTRTTHPDAEAERTHMDRCRAWQRELYESGWAAIDWPVDHGGQGGERWQRQIFQQEAAQFDVTSGFLAAGIALAGPAIGHFGTDEQKARHLKPMLRGDEVWCQLFSEPGAGSDLANLATRAERDGDEFVVNGQKVWNSSAHLSDWGILLARTDPDAPKHKGITFFLLDMATPGVDPRPIRTINGSAHFNEVFLSEVRIPADNVVGEVNSGWAVARLVLANESTMIGGGMDRADSTANLIALARRWGTAQDPMVRQELAQAYTKEKLLDWMGRRLQEDVRQGRQPTFDGSVLKVYWSESRRDRGNLGVGMLGGYGVAGDHADTGVWANEALNRFWGSIGGGTDEVHRNNMAERVLGLPPEPRVDKHVPWREQVGGTQHG
- a CDS encoding NAD(P)/FAD-dependent oxidoreductase, with protein sequence MSSNDQNPVHYDAVVIGAGFAGIYMLYKLRQMGLTAKAYETGDDVGGTWYWNRYPGARCDVESLEYCYSFDPELEQEWEWTERYPGQPEILRYAQHVAERYDLYRDIQFNTKVTKAAFDDDSGRWLISSAPAVDHIDHNHALAGPDRDLVTAEYLITAVGCLSSSNVPDIEGTDTFDGKICHTGRYPKEGIDFTGKRVGIIGTGSSGIQAIPVIAETAEHLTVFQRTPQYAIPARNHPLDPVEQAEVKADYRRLREKNKSQQGALGARFDWNEGSVLDVEVDEAFKEFDTRWETGGFAFLGAYSDIARTPEANHVAADFVKAKIRETVKDPEIAERLIPTTYIGCKRLVLDTDYFVTFNRDNVTLVDISENTISEITPGGLRTADGADYDLDVIVFATGYDAMTGSLLRIDICGRGGLPLAEQWYAGPRTYLGLGVPGFPNMFTITGPGSPSVLANMIVCIEQHVDWIGNCISYMRANGHRHIEATEQATEAWVDHVNLVASYTLYPTCNSWYLGANIPGKTRVFMPLPGFPDYAEKCDQVAAASYEGFDLTS